The following coding sequences are from one Microtus pennsylvanicus isolate mMicPen1 chromosome 1, mMicPen1.hap1, whole genome shotgun sequence window:
- the Nop53 gene encoding ribosome biogenesis protein NOP53 isoform X2, giving the protein MAAGSSSGGEKRGSKSHADSGFLGLRPTSVDPALRRRRRGPRNKKRGWRRLAEEPLGLEVDQFLDDVRLQERTTGGLLAEAPNEKLFFVDTGSKKKERSKKKTWVQKKSQRLQKPLRVDLTLENQSKIPAPKDILAHQVPNAKKLRRKKELWEKLAKQGELPREVRKAQARLLSPPAPKVKPGPQDIVERPFYDLWNPNNPLDKPLVGQDEFFLEQTKKKGVRRPPRLHVKPSQVPAVEVIPAGASYNPTFEDHQALLREAHEVELQREKEAEKLERQLALPTTEQAATQESVFREMCEGLLEESDGEDEPGCTERPETDDGTDETSPPGPAGAEKRMEKKTEQQRRREKAARKLRVQQAALRAARLQHQELFRLRGIKAQVARRLAELARRKEQRRMRRLAEADKPRRLGRLKYQDPDIDVQLSSELSGSLRTLKPEGNILRDRFKSFQKRNMIEPRERAKFKRKFKVKLVEKRAFREIQ; this is encoded by the exons ATGGCGGCGGGAAGTAGCAGCGGCGGTGAGAAGCGCGGCTCGAAAAGCCATGCGgactctggcttccttgggctgCGGCCCACCTCGGTGGATCCGGCTctgaggcggcggcggcggggcccCAGAAACAAGAAACGCGGCTGGAGGAGGCTCGCTGAGGAGCCGCTGGGGCTAGAGGTAGACCAGTTCCTAGACGACGTGCGGCTGCAGGAGCGCACGACCGG TGGCTTGTTGGCCGAGGCACCAAATGAAAAGCTCTTCTTCGTGGACACTGGATCCAAGAAAAAAG AACGGAGCAAGAAGAAGACCTGGGTCCAGAAGAAGTCACAACGTCTCCAGAAACCCTTACGGGTTGACCTTACCCTTGAGAATCAGTCTAAGATCCCCGCTCCCAAAGA CATCCTCGCACACCAGGTCCCCAATGCCAAGAAGCTCAGACGGAAGAAGGAGCTATGGGAGAAGCTGGCAAAGCAGGGAGAGCTGCCCAGGGAGGTGCGCAAGGCCCAGGCCCGGCTCCTCAGCCCTCCTGCACCAAAGGTCAAACCTGGGCCGCAAGACATCGTTGAGCGGCCCTTCTATGACCTCTGGAACCCAAACA ACCCTCTGGATAAGCCATTGGTTGGTCAAGATGAATTTTTTCTGGAGCAGACCAAGAAGAAAGGCGTGAGG CGACCACCACGCCTCCACGTCAAACCCTCCCAGGTGCCTGCAGTAGAGGTGATTCCTGCCGGAGCCTCTTACAACCCAACCTTTGAAGATCACCAG GCCCTGCTTCGAGAGGCCCACGAGGTGGAGCTGCAGcgtgagaaagaagcagaaaagctGGAGCGACAGCTGGCCCTGCCCACCACAGAGCAAGCTGCCACCCAG GAGTCTGTGTTTCGGGAGATGTGTGAGGGACTGCTGGAGGAGTCTGATGGCGAGGATGAGCCAGGCTGCACTGAGCGGCCAGAGACAGATGATGGGACCGATGAGACCTCCCCCCCTGGCCCTGCTGGTGCTGAGAAGAGGATGGAGAAGAAGACAGAGCAGCAACGGCGGCGGGAGAAGGCCGCTCGCAAGCTG AGGGTGCAGCAGGCTGCACTGCGGGCAGCCCGGCTTCAGCATCAGGAGCTTTTCAGACTGCGTGGGATCAAGGCCCAGGTGGCCCGGAGACTGGCAGAGCTGGCACGGCGGAAGGAGCAGCGGCGCATGCGGCGACTGGCCGAGGCTGACAAGCCCCGCAGGCTGGGGCGGCTCAA GTACCAGGACCCTGACATTGATGTGCAGCTCAGCTCTGAGTTGTCTGGCTCACTCAGGACGCTGAAG CCAGAAGGTAACATTCTCCGGGACAGGTTCAAGAGctttcagaaaagaaatatgaTCGAGCCCCGGGAACGAGCCAA GTTCAAGCGGAAATTCAaagtgaagctggtggagaagaGGGCCTTCCGCGAGATACAGTAA
- the Nop53 gene encoding ribosome biogenesis protein NOP53 isoform X1, with the protein MAAGSSSGGEKRGSKSHADSGFLGLRPTSVDPALRRRRRGPRNKKRGWRRLAEEPLGLEVDQFLDDVRLQERTTGGLLAEAPNEKLFFVDTGSKKKERSKKKTWVQKKSQRLQKPLRVDLTLENQSKIPAPKDILAHQVPNAKKLRRKKELWEKLAKQGELPREVRKAQARLLSPPAPKVKPGPQDIVERPFYDLWNPNNPLDKPLVGQDEFFLEQTKKKGVRRPPRLHVKPSQVPAVEVIPAGASYNPTFEDHQALLREAHEVELQREKEAEKLERQLALPTTEQAATQESVFREMCEGLLEESDGEDEPGCTERPETDDGTDETSPPGPAGAEKRMEKKTEQQRRREKAARKLRVQQAALRAARLQHQELFRLRGIKAQVARRLAELARRKEQRRMRRLAEADKPRRLGRLKYQDPDIDVQLSSELSGSLRTLKPEGNILRDRFKSFQKRNMIEPRERAKFKRKFKVKLVEKRAFREIQL; encoded by the exons ATGGCGGCGGGAAGTAGCAGCGGCGGTGAGAAGCGCGGCTCGAAAAGCCATGCGgactctggcttccttgggctgCGGCCCACCTCGGTGGATCCGGCTctgaggcggcggcggcggggcccCAGAAACAAGAAACGCGGCTGGAGGAGGCTCGCTGAGGAGCCGCTGGGGCTAGAGGTAGACCAGTTCCTAGACGACGTGCGGCTGCAGGAGCGCACGACCGG TGGCTTGTTGGCCGAGGCACCAAATGAAAAGCTCTTCTTCGTGGACACTGGATCCAAGAAAAAAG AACGGAGCAAGAAGAAGACCTGGGTCCAGAAGAAGTCACAACGTCTCCAGAAACCCTTACGGGTTGACCTTACCCTTGAGAATCAGTCTAAGATCCCCGCTCCCAAAGA CATCCTCGCACACCAGGTCCCCAATGCCAAGAAGCTCAGACGGAAGAAGGAGCTATGGGAGAAGCTGGCAAAGCAGGGAGAGCTGCCCAGGGAGGTGCGCAAGGCCCAGGCCCGGCTCCTCAGCCCTCCTGCACCAAAGGTCAAACCTGGGCCGCAAGACATCGTTGAGCGGCCCTTCTATGACCTCTGGAACCCAAACA ACCCTCTGGATAAGCCATTGGTTGGTCAAGATGAATTTTTTCTGGAGCAGACCAAGAAGAAAGGCGTGAGG CGACCACCACGCCTCCACGTCAAACCCTCCCAGGTGCCTGCAGTAGAGGTGATTCCTGCCGGAGCCTCTTACAACCCAACCTTTGAAGATCACCAG GCCCTGCTTCGAGAGGCCCACGAGGTGGAGCTGCAGcgtgagaaagaagcagaaaagctGGAGCGACAGCTGGCCCTGCCCACCACAGAGCAAGCTGCCACCCAG GAGTCTGTGTTTCGGGAGATGTGTGAGGGACTGCTGGAGGAGTCTGATGGCGAGGATGAGCCAGGCTGCACTGAGCGGCCAGAGACAGATGATGGGACCGATGAGACCTCCCCCCCTGGCCCTGCTGGTGCTGAGAAGAGGATGGAGAAGAAGACAGAGCAGCAACGGCGGCGGGAGAAGGCCGCTCGCAAGCTG AGGGTGCAGCAGGCTGCACTGCGGGCAGCCCGGCTTCAGCATCAGGAGCTTTTCAGACTGCGTGGGATCAAGGCCCAGGTGGCCCGGAGACTGGCAGAGCTGGCACGGCGGAAGGAGCAGCGGCGCATGCGGCGACTGGCCGAGGCTGACAAGCCCCGCAGGCTGGGGCGGCTCAA GTACCAGGACCCTGACATTGATGTGCAGCTCAGCTCTGAGTTGTCTGGCTCACTCAGGACGCTGAAG CCAGAAGGTAACATTCTCCGGGACAGGTTCAAGAGctttcagaaaagaaatatgaTCGAGCCCCGGGAACGAGCCAA GTTCAAGCGGAAATTCAaagtgaagctggtggagaagaGGGCCTTCCGCGAGATACA GTTGTAG